From one Chanodichthys erythropterus isolate Z2021 chromosome 3, ASM2448905v1, whole genome shotgun sequence genomic stretch:
- the LOC137014174 gene encoding zinc finger protein 239-like, giving the protein MGGGREMGVKYGRLPAKTGALTEAHQEELKSAKTEFIKEDRENTSDPEPCRMKHTEDTEEQRDLMEESKESEELKTFLKKRAKKYFTCSQCGKSFSKHYHEIHMRVHSGEKPFTCDQCGKSYSTKQYLEVHMRVHTGEKPFTCDQCGKSYSTKQHLEKHLRVHTKVKPHSCSVCGKSFSLLSYLNEHQKIHTGVREYMCFECEKTFTTATHLKQHQRIHTGEKPYKCSHCDKRFSRSEHLKTHERIHSREKRHMCDQCGKSFSFKNHLKIHMKIHIATL; this is encoded by the exons aagcgcatcaggaagagctgaaatctgcaaagactgagtttattaaagaggacagaGAGAACAcgagtgatccagaaccctgcagaatgaaacacactgaagatactgaagaacaaagag ACCTGATGGAAGAAAGCAAGGAGAGTGAAgaattaaagacatttttaaagaaaagagccAAGAAGTATTTCACCTGcagtcagtgtggaaagagtttctcaaaacattatcatgagattcacatgagagttcattcaggagagaagccgttcacatgtgatcagtgtggaaaaagttacTCAACCAAACAATATCTTGaggttcacatgagagttcatactggagagaagccgttcacatgtgatcagtgtggaaaaagttacTCAACCAAACAACATCTTGag AAACACCTGAGAGTTCATACAAAGGtgaagccacattcatgttctgtgtgtggaaagagtttttcactgctgtcatatttaaatgaacatcagaaaatacacactggtgtgagagagtacatgtgctttgagtgtgagaagacttttactaCAGCAACCCATTTAAAACAGCACcagagaattcatactggagaaaaaccttacaagtgttcacactgtgacaagagattcagtcggtcagaacatctgaaaacacatgagaggatccacagcagagagaagcGGCAcatgtgtgatcagtgtggaaagagtttctcttttAAAAACCACCTaaagatacacatgaagatccacaTCGCCACACTCTGA